A segment of the Anopheles cruzii chromosome 2, idAnoCruzAS_RS32_06, whole genome shotgun sequence genome:
CCTTCGTATGCACGGAAGTGTGGAAAGGAAGGGTGCTGCCGGTTACTCCCGCAACGCATCCCGCTGTTGGAAAAGAACCACCACTGACCCCGGCACTGGTCATAGCATTGGAGATATGCGTTTGGGACTGTCCTTGAGGCTGTCAAGAggtggtttttttgttctgctttATCGCAATCACGTAGCGCTGAGCGACGAACAGTGGCGGCGAGTACCCGTCCGGGTAGGAAGGATCTTCGAACAGCACCTCGTACTCTTCGTTGGCCGTTTGTGGAAGTTGATTTATAATGGCTTTATAAAAACAAGTCGTCTGGGGATAGAGCGCCATCACGGTGGTTCCTTTCGGAAACAGTGCCTGGCCATCCGTTTCGGGATTGGCACGCATAAGCGGAAGTGGCACGATCCGTCGTCGGCTCAGAACGTGGCGGTCTTTCTGCTCTTCGTCTATATCGTCCACTTCGTACTTACTGGTTGAGGACACGTACAGTACCACCTCGGCGAGAATCCAATTTTCTTCTCCCTCCTCGCTCTTGACCAGCGCCGCCACCATGTCGCCCGGTTTGGCTATGTAGCTATTGTCGGCAGGGATAGAACCGCACAGTGGTGGAACCTTTTCGCCGGGTTTGCTAACGAACAGAGGCAATGTTTGGGCCGATATTAGCAGCATTTTCATCAATGCGCCTCGCCGGATGGTTTCCTTGTTTCCAGCGTTGCGCGCTTGTATCCGTCGCTCATTGCGTATGTTACGAATGTCCTGAATTTTTGCCAAAGCTTGACGTATAAGAGCTTCTTCCTGTATCGCATCTTGTAAACCGATTTTGTAGATTGTTTTAAGCTTATGGTTCAGGGCAGGAGATTTATCATCACTGGCAATCTTTGATAAGCGCACCATATTATTGATGTTCGGTTCAATGCGTTTGCGTTCAGTTTCGATTTCACAAACTAGAGTCTTGAGTGATTTTAGACGGTCCTGGGAATCATATACGCATTTAAGCCAAGCCACCGTGTGTATAGAGATTCTAGGAAACTTACCTGCACCTGTAGCATTGCTTGCTCCGCGGTTAGAGGCATAATTTAACTCGATGAATGTAATGGATCCAGAAACggaaatttgttttgcttagCTCACAATGTAGTTGTTT
Coding sequences within it:
- the LOC128277989 gene encoding SAGA-associated factor 29-like isoform X2, with product MPLTAEQAMLQVQDRLKSLKTLVCEIETERKRIEPNINNMVRLSKIASDDKSPALNHKLKTIYKIGLQDAIQEEALIRQALAKIQDIRNIRNERRIQARNAGNKETIRRGALMKMLLISAQTLPLFVSKPGEKVPPLCGSIPADNSYIAKPGDMVAALVKSEEGEENWILAEVVLYVSSTSKYEVDDIDEEQKDRHVLSRRRIVPLPLMRANPETDGQALFPKGTTVMALYPQTTCFYKAIINQLPQTANEEYEVLFEDPSYPDGYSPPLFVAQRYVIAIKQNKKTTS